The nucleotide sequence CTTCCACATTGCCAAGAAAATTAAAAGGAGCGGCTTTAAGAAGTTTAAAAGCCTCTTTGGTGATGTCATTCCCCTTGATATCCTCTTCTCCATTGCTCAATAACCCAATACGGGGCTTTTGAAGGCCAAAGATCCGTTTAGCGTAAACGTCGCCCATCACGGCAAACTGAAGAAGATTTTTCGGTTTGCAATCGACATTAGCGCCGACGTCGATCAGAATAACAGGGTTTTTAAGGGTTGGAAATATGGCCGCGATTGCAGGGCGGTCTATTCCTTTTAAAGGTTTCAGGATAAAGATAGCGGCAGCCATACAGGCGCCCGTATTCCCCGCGCTCACCACAGCGGAGGCCGTACCTTCCATCACCAGCTCGGTGGCTTTCCAGATCGAGGAATTTCTCTTTTTTCGAATGACCATGGAGGGAGCGTCTTCCATGGTGACCACCTGGTCAGCATGCAAAATGGTGACGGGGAGATTGGCTGTGGAATATTTTTTGAGTTCGGCGGAAAGGCGCTTTTCATCTCCCACCAAAATCAATTCAACCCCAAATTCCTCGCAGGCGGCAATGGCTCCTTCGACCTCGTGCTGAGGAGAAAAATCCCCGCCCATCGCATCCAGAGCTATTTTCATTGACAAAAATCTTTTTGGTCGGTTAGGGTTTGTGACAAATCTATTTCCGGCGTTAACTTGACGTTATTTTAAAAGGATGGGTGGAAGCGATTAAACTTCCTGAATGGCGATCATCTCTTTCCCCTTATAAGTTCCGCAATTTAAACAGACTTTATGGGGAAGCTTGGGCT is from Nitrospirota bacterium and encodes:
- the plsX gene encoding phosphate acyltransferase PlsX, producing MKIALDAMGGDFSPQHEVEGAIAACEEFGVELILVGDEKRLSAELKKYSTANLPVTILHADQVVTMEDAPSMVIRKKRNSSIWKATELVMEGTASAVVSAGNTGACMAAAIFILKPLKGIDRPAIAAIFPTLKNPVILIDVGANVDCKPKNLLQFAVMGDVYAKRIFGLQKPRIGLLSNGEEDIKGNDITKEAFKLLKAAPFNFLGNVEGKDIYKGETDVIVCDGFVGNVVLKTSEGLAEALFKLLKFEIRQSTILGKLGYPLLKSSFTRFKKRVDYSEYGGAPLLGVNGVSMICHGRSTPKAIKNAIGRAKNLAEKQVSAYIQSEIEAFLMTEPAS